One segment of Platichthys flesus chromosome 15, fPlaFle2.1, whole genome shotgun sequence DNA contains the following:
- the mink1 gene encoding misshapen-like kinase 1 isoform X5, with translation MSENAPTRSLDDIDLAALRDPAGIFELVEVVGNGTYGQVYKGRHVKTGQLAAIKVMDVTEEEEEEIKAEINMLKKYSHHRNIATYYGAFVKKSPPGHDDQLWLVMEFCGAGSVTDLVKNTKGSSLKEDWIAYICREILRGLSHLHAHKVIHRDIKGQNVLLTENAEVKLVDFGVSAQLDRTVGRRNTFIGTPYWMAPEVIACDENPDSTYDYRSDIWSLGITAIEMAEGAPPLCDMHPMRALFLIPRNPPPKLKSKKWSKKFIDFIEGCLVKTYTSRPSTEQLLKHSFIRDQPTERQVRIQLKDHIDRTRKKRGEKEETEYEYSGSDEEDENRGEDRESSSILNVPGESTLRRDFQRLQQENKERSEAHKRQQAQLAAQRRDPEEHKRQLLHDRQKRIEEQKEQRRRLEEQQRKEREMVRQQDKGPHRRLDDMRREEDRRLAEREQEFIRHKLEEEQRQLEILQQQLLQEQALLMEYKRKQLEEQRQSERLQRQLQQEHAYLVSLQQQQQEKKPQLYHYNKNLESNNKPTWAREVEERSKLNRQGSPKICTTVSDTAIQSRSDSISQSGVVQSAQTPPMQRPVEPQGGQGKDPSLTPSPRPIHSRELVRQNSDPTSETPVPQAHQIREDRGPWIRLPDVELPPKVPQRTASIATALNTNLTSGIRHPVRASNPDLSRNDRWERGDSMSIISNLPQTGSLERHRILSSSKMESPILSHDSRHKPGESRTSSRPGRPASYKRAIGEDHGLFAKERAEEQPRPPVKANDYSSSSESSESSEESESGEGPEEEESPTDRHRDADTDSVNTMVVHEIEGEVGDGEQAGGYGDQTMLVQRTPEKRSHNGYTNLPDVVQPSHSPTETATQSSPGKDSVYDYQSRGLVKASGKSSFTTFVDLGMYHSPGGAGDNMSITGSRFEQLKMEVRKGSMVNVNPTNTRPPNDTPEIRKYKKRFNAEILCAALWGVNLLVGTENGLKLLDRSGQGKVYPLINSRRFQQMDVLEGLNLLITISGKKNKVRVYYLAWLRNKILHNDPEVEKKQGWTTVGEMEGCVHYKVVKYERIKFLVIALKNAVEVYAWAPKPYHKFMAFKSFADLPHRPVLVDLTVEEGQRLKVIYGSCAGFHAIDVDSGNNYDIYIPVHIQSHVLPHAIVFLPSSDGMEMLLCYEDEGVYVNTYGRIIKDVVLQWGEMPTSVAHICSNQIMGWGEKAIEIRSVETGHLDGVFMHKRAQRLKFLCERNDKVFFASVRSGGSSQVYFMTLNRNCIMNW, from the exons GATCCAGCAGGGATCTTTGAGCTGGTCGAGGTTGTCGGCAATGGAACATATGGGCAGGTGTATAAG GGCCGTCATGTGAAGACAGGCCAGCTGGCTGCCATCAAGGTGATGGATGttactgaggaggaagaagaggaaatcaaAGCAGAAATCAACATGCTGAAGAAATACAGCCACCACCGCAACATAGCCACGTACTACGGTGCCTTCGTGAAGAAGAGTCCACCAGGACACGATGACCAACTATGG CTGGTGATGGAGTTCTGTGGGGCGGGATCGGTAACTGACCtggttaaaaacacaaagggtAGCTCTCTGAAGGAGGACTGGATTGCTTACATCTGCAGAGAGATCCTAAGG GGCCTTTCTCACCTCCACGCCCATAAAGTCATCCACAGAGACATCAAGGGCCAGAATGTGTTGCTGACTGAGAACGCAGAGGTCAAACTTG TTGATTTTGGGGTGAGTGCTCAGTTGGACAGGACCGTCGGGCGTAGGAACACCTTCATTGGGACACCTTACTGGATGGCACCAGAGGTCATTGCCTGTGATGAGAATCCTGACTCCACCTACGATTACAGG AGTGATATCTGGTCCTTGGGGATCACAGCTATTGAGATGGCAGAGGGAGCTCCTC CCCTGTGTGACATGCACCCGATGAGAGCCCTCTTCCTGATTCCTAGGAATCCCCCGCCAAAACTTAAATCCAAAAAATG gTCCAAGAAATTCATTGACTTTATCGAGGGCTGTCTTGTGAAGACGTATACCAGTCGACCATCCACAGAACAGCTGCTCAAGCACTCCTTCATCAGGGACCAGCCCACTGAGCGCCAGGTTCGAATTCAGCTCAAAGACCACATTGACCGCACGCGCAAGAAAAGGGGGGAGAAAG AAGAGACAGAGTATGAGTATAGTGGtagtgatgaagaggatgaaaacCGTGGAGAAGACCGCGAGTCAAG TTCAATCCTCAATGTACCTGGTGAGTCCACCCTGAGGCGGGACTTCCAGCGTTTGCAGCAGGAGAACAAAGAGCGCTCGGAGGCTCACAAGAGGCAGCAGGCCCAACTGGCTGCTCAGCGCCGGGACCCCGAGGAACACAAGAGGCAACTGTTGCATGACAGACAAAAACGCATTGAGGAGCAGAAGGAACAGCGCCGCAGACTTGAAGAG CAACAGAGAAAAGAGCGAGAGATGGTGAGGCAGCAAGATAAAGGTCCCCACCGGAGACTCGACGATATGAGACGGGAGGAAGACAGAAGGTTGGCTGAGAGGGAGCAG GAGTTCATCAGACATAAATTAGAAGAAGAGCAACGACAGTTAGAAATCCTTCAGCAGCAGTTGCTTCAGGAGCAGGCACTGCTTATG GAGTATAAGCGtaagcagctggaggagcagcgtCAGTCAGAGCGTCTCCagaggcagctgcagcaggagcatgCCTACCTGGTGTCgctgcaacaacagcagcaagaAAAGAAGCCCCAGCTCTACCACTACAACAAAAACCTTGAGTCCAACAACAAACCCACTTGGGCTCGTGAG gtggaggagagaagtaAACTCAACAGACAGGGCTCTCCAAAAATCTGCACCACTGTCTCTGACACTGCCATCCAGTCGCGCTCTGACTCTATCAGCCAGTCAGGAGTGGTCCAGTCTGCTCAGACTCCACCGATGCAGAGGCCCGTTGAACCCCAAGGAGGACAGGGCAAG GATCCCTCACTCACCCCCAGCCCCCGCCCCATCCACTCTAGAGAGTTGGTGCGTCAAAACTCTGACCCCACTTCTGAAACCCCGGTACCACAGGCACACCAAATCAGAGAGGATCGTGGGCCCTGGATCCGCCTGCCAGATGTGGAACTCCCGCCTAAG GTTCCCCAAAGGACAGCGTCTATTGCCACAGCTCTCAACACCAACCTCACCTCTGGCATAAGGCATCCAGTAAGAGCCAG CAATCCAGATCTCAGCCGCAATGATCgctgggagagaggagacagtaTGAGCATCATATCCAATCTGCCCCAGACTGGCTCTCTTGAGAGGCATCGCATTCTCA GTTCCTCCAAAATGGAATCGCCCATTCTCTCGCACGATAGCCGCCATAAGCCAGGGGAGTCCCGCACCTCCTCCCGCCCCGGGCGTCCTGCT AGCTACAAGAGAGCTATAGGGGAG GACCATGGTCTCTTTGCCAAGGAGCGAGCTGAGGAGCAGCCAAGGCCACCAGTCAAGGCCAACGACTACTCCTCGTCTTCTGAGAGCAGCGAGAGCAGTGAGGAGAGTGAGAGTGGCGAGggaccagaggaggaagaaagccCCACAGATCG TCACAGGGATGCAGACACCGATTCAGTCAACACAATGGTGGTTCATGAAATCGAAGGCGAGGTGGGAGATGGAGAGCAAGCTGGTGGCTATGGGGATCAGACCATGCTGGTGCAGAGG aCCCCAGAGAAACGGAGCCATAATGGATACACTAACTTGCCTGATGTGGTGCAGCCCTCCCACTCCCCCACTGAGACAGCCACTCAATCTTCCCCTGGGAAAGACTCTGTTTATGAT tATCAGTCCAGAGGTTTAGTTAAAGCATCTGGCAAGTCCTCCTTCACCACCTTTGTGGATCTGGGCATGTACCATTcaccaggaggagcaggggataACATGTCTATCACCG GCTCCAGGTTTGAGCAGCTGAAGATGGAGGTGAGAAAAGGATCCATGGTGAATGTCAATCCGACCAACACACGTCCCCCCAATGACACACCTGAGATCCGCAAGTACAAGAAGAGATTCAACGCTGAGATCCTGTGTGCCGCACTTTGGG GTGTGAACCTATTGGTGGGCACAGAGAATGGTTTGAAGCTGCTGGACCGTAGCGGTCAGGGCAAGGTTTACCCCCTCATCAACTCCCGCAGGTTCCAGCAGATGGACGTCCTGGAGGGCCTCAACCTGCTCATCACTATATCAG GCAAGAAAAACAAGGTGCGTGTCTATTACCTGGCCTGGCTGAGGAATAAGATCCTCCACAATGACCCCGAGGTGGAGAAAAAGCAAGGCTGGACTACTGTGGGCGAGATGGAGGGATGCGTGCACTACAAagtgg TGAAATACGAGAGGATAAAGTTCCTGGTGATCGCTCTGAAGAATGCGGTGGAAGTGTATGCTTGGGCGCCCAAACCTTATCACAAATTCATGGCCTTCAAG TCTTTCGCAGACCTCCCACACAGGCCTGTCCTGGTTGACCTAACAGTGGAGGAGGGTCAAAGGTTGAAGGTCATTTATGGCTCTTGTGCTGGTTTCCATGCCATTGACGTGGACTCTGGAAACAACTATGATATTTACATCCCTGTGCAT ATTCAGAGCCACGTGTTACCACACGCAATTGTGTTCCTGCCCAGCTCAGATGGCATGGAGATGCTGCTATGCTATGAGGACGAAGGCGTCTATGTCAACACCTACGGACGCATAATCAAGGACGTGGTCCTGCAATGGGGCGAGATGCCCACATCTGTTG CTCATATCTGCTCCAATCAGATCATGGGCTGGGGAGAAAAGGCCATAGAGATCCGCTCAGTGGAGACTGGACACCTGGATGGTGTGTTCATGCACAAAAGAGCTCAGAGGCTGAAGTTCCTTTGTGAGAGAAATGACAAG GTATTTTTTGCATCGGTGCGATCAGGAGGCAGCAGCCAGGTGTACTTCATGACATTGAACAGGAACTGCATCATGAACTGGTGA